The proteins below come from a single Desulfovibrio sp. JC022 genomic window:
- a CDS encoding peroxiredoxin: MKKTILCTISILLLACANTQAEVAKEQIFKSAKLKPVNSVLKVKTGEIAPDFSLPAISGNKISLSSYRSRKNVVISFVPAAFTPICSDQWPGYNLARELFEMHDAVILGITTDNIPSLHAWTIQMGKDGLWFPVLSDFYPHGATADKYGILRPDGISERAIFIIDKKGVLRYIDVHDINKRPDLGGIIKALEKLN, encoded by the coding sequence ATGAAAAAAACTATTCTCTGCACTATTTCCATACTCCTGCTCGCTTGCGCCAATACTCAGGCCGAAGTTGCCAAAGAGCAGATATTCAAATCAGCAAAACTGAAGCCGGTAAACAGTGTCCTGAAAGTCAAAACAGGAGAGATAGCCCCGGATTTCAGCCTGCCCGCTATTTCAGGAAACAAGATCAGCCTGTCTTCATACCGGAGCAGGAAAAATGTTGTTATATCATTTGTGCCCGCAGCATTCACGCCCATCTGCTCCGACCAATGGCCGGGTTACAACCTTGCCCGTGAGCTGTTTGAAATGCACGATGCAGTAATCCTCGGCATCACCACCGACAACATCCCCTCACTGCATGCATGGACCATCCAGATGGGTAAAGACGGTCTGTGGTTTCCGGTTCTGTCCGATTTCTATCCCCACGGGGCCACAGCCGACAAGTACGGCATACTCAGGCCCGACGGTATTTCGGAGCGGGCGATATTCATCATCGATAAGAAAGGAGTGCTGCGTTATATTGACGTACACGACATAAATAAAAGACCGGACCTCGGCGGGATAATTAAAGCCCTTGAAAAATTAAACTGA
- a CDS encoding iron-containing alcohol dehydrogenase codes for MAVREQVNGFFIPSVTLIGIGAHKEIPARIKALGGKKPLLVTDKGITGVGITQQIVDILKAEGMDCVVYDDTIPNPTDKNVADGVKAYQDNKCDSLITLGGGSSHDCGKGVGLVVANGGKIHDYEGVDKSTKPMPPYVAVNTTAGTASEMTRFCIITDTSRKVKMAIVDWRVTPGIALDDPLLMMGMPPALTAATGMDALTHSVEAWVSTIATPITDACAEKSIRLINQFLRRAVANGQDIDAREGMCYAQYLGGMAFNNASLGHVHAMAHQLGGFYDLPHGECNAILLPHVEQHNLIANVERFATLAEWLGVDTSGMDQRDAADAALDAIRQLSADVGIPAGLKALGEKYGKKVSEKDIPTMTANAQKDACGLTNPRCMTDEAVAAIYKAAM; via the coding sequence ATGGCAGTACGTGAACAAGTAAACGGTTTTTTTATTCCCAGCGTAACCCTTATCGGTATTGGCGCACACAAAGAAATCCCCGCTCGCATCAAGGCTCTCGGCGGTAAAAAACCTTTGCTCGTAACAGACAAAGGTATTACCGGTGTAGGAATCACCCAGCAGATTGTAGACATTCTCAAAGCTGAAGGTATGGACTGCGTAGTCTATGATGACACCATTCCCAACCCCACTGACAAAAACGTAGCTGACGGTGTAAAAGCTTATCAGGACAACAAATGTGACTCCCTGATCACCCTTGGTGGTGGTAGCTCGCATGACTGCGGTAAAGGTGTAGGCCTTGTTGTTGCCAATGGCGGCAAAATTCATGACTATGAAGGCGTAGACAAGTCCACCAAGCCCATGCCTCCTTATGTAGCGGTTAACACTACCGCAGGTACTGCTTCTGAAATGACCCGTTTCTGCATCATCACCGATACTTCCCGCAAGGTTAAGATGGCTATCGTTGACTGGCGTGTAACTCCCGGTATCGCACTTGATGATCCGCTGCTGATGATGGGCATGCCTCCGGCACTGACCGCAGCAACCGGCATGGACGCGCTGACTCACTCCGTTGAAGCTTGGGTTTCCACCATCGCCACCCCCATCACTGACGCTTGTGCTGAAAAATCCATCCGCCTGATCAACCAGTTCCTGCGCCGCGCAGTTGCTAACGGTCAGGATATCGATGCCCGCGAAGGCATGTGCTACGCCCAGTATCTCGGCGGTATGGCCTTCAACAACGCATCACTGGGTCACGTACACGCCATGGCTCACCAGCTTGGTGGTTTCTATGACCTGCCTCACGGTGAGTGTAATGCTATCCTGCTGCCCCACGTTGAACAGCACAACCTGATCGCCAATGTTGAACGTTTCGCAACACTTGCTGAATGGCTCGGCGTTGACACCAGCGGCATGGACCAGCGCGATGCAGCTGACGCAGCACTCGATGCTATCCGCCAGCTTTCCGCTGATGTCGGAATCCCCGCAGGTCTGAAGGCTCTCGGCGAAAAATACGGTAAGAAGGTTTCCGAAAAGGATATCCCGACTATGACAGCAAACGCTCAGAAAGATGCCTGCGGTCTCACCAACCCCAGATGTATGACAGACGAAGCTGTTGCAGCAATCTACAAGGCTGCAATGTAA
- a CDS encoding ATP-grasp domain-containing protein produces MFILEKPYVSDLLKNTLTGLGKPVLENEVASEAFKNSGASLCSENEFVEAYDKNTAQPVYSNSENAIDWIDNNLNKGDLPQKIRLFKDKGAFRDLVKDMYPDFFYRTVKFKELDIVKAEELPIPCVIKPCVGFFSLGVHMVESVQGWNEAVDAIQNEVEHIKTMYPAKVLELDNFIIEKCIEGEEFAVDAYYDADGNPVIINILGHLFASSDDVSDRCYITSTDIINKHHDDFLALLQEIGKRAELKNFPIHIEVRTDGRGNLGVIEVNPMRFAGWCVTDLGYYAYGINPYKYFMKGLKPDWSKISGCCDGKVFAMVIGEIDSAVDRSKIKSVDYERFKSNFSKPLELRKIDYTEHPVFAFIFAEVAADNMDELKKMLHADFTPYLNF; encoded by the coding sequence ATGTTCATTCTGGAAAAACCATACGTATCCGATCTGTTAAAAAACACCCTCACAGGACTGGGCAAGCCAGTACTTGAAAATGAAGTCGCCAGCGAAGCATTCAAAAACTCCGGTGCTTCTCTCTGTTCTGAAAACGAGTTCGTAGAAGCATACGATAAAAATACCGCCCAGCCCGTCTATTCCAACTCGGAAAACGCCATTGATTGGATCGACAACAATCTGAACAAGGGCGACTTACCGCAAAAAATAAGATTATTTAAAGATAAAGGGGCATTCCGTGATCTAGTTAAGGACATGTATCCTGATTTCTTTTACCGCACCGTGAAATTTAAAGAGCTGGATATTGTCAAAGCAGAAGAACTGCCCATTCCCTGTGTGATCAAGCCCTGTGTAGGTTTTTTCAGCCTCGGCGTGCATATGGTGGAATCCGTTCAGGGCTGGAATGAGGCTGTAGATGCTATCCAGAATGAAGTTGAGCACATCAAAACCATGTACCCTGCCAAGGTGCTGGAGCTCGATAATTTCATTATCGAAAAATGTATTGAAGGTGAAGAATTTGCGGTAGACGCCTATTATGATGCTGACGGAAATCCGGTCATCATCAATATTCTCGGGCACCTGTTCGCTTCCAGCGATGATGTCAGTGACCGATGCTACATAACTTCCACTGATATCATCAACAAGCATCACGATGATTTTCTCGCGCTGCTGCAGGAAATAGGTAAGCGGGCAGAGCTTAAAAACTTTCCCATCCACATAGAAGTTCGCACCGATGGCCGCGGTAATCTCGGAGTCATTGAAGTCAATCCAATGCGTTTCGCAGGCTGGTGCGTAACTGATCTGGGGTATTACGCATACGGCATCAACCCGTATAAATATTTCATGAAAGGTCTCAAGCCGGATTGGTCCAAAATATCCGGCTGCTGTGATGGCAAAGTCTTCGCCATGGTCATTGGGGAAATCGATTCCGCTGTGGACCGCTCAAAAATAAAATCCGTTGACTACGAAAGATTCAAATCTAACTTCTCCAAACCGCTGGAATTACGAAAAATTGATTACACAGAGCATCCGGTGTTCGCCTTTATCTTTGCAGAAGTTGCTGCGGACAATATGGATGAATTAAAAAAGATGCTGCATGCGGATTTTACGCCGTACTTGAATTTTTAA